In Desulfitobacterium chlororespirans DSM 11544, one DNA window encodes the following:
- a CDS encoding ferritin-like domain-containing protein: MNALEFAIKMELDGERYYREQAEINQGNSLRAIFLMLADDEKMHAHILEKKAKNLNYTLEPNETLATAKNVFNDKDRIKNEIKEIPSQIDVYRAALDNEKESILLYQKCSAEAADGETKALFDYLIVQEKEHYAILEQLIALLSRSEEWVEDAEFGLREDY; this comes from the coding sequence GTGAATGCTTTAGAATTTGCAATTAAAATGGAGCTGGATGGAGAACGCTATTACCGGGAGCAAGCAGAGATTAATCAAGGAAACAGCTTAAGAGCGATTTTCTTAATGCTGGCCGATGATGAAAAAATGCATGCTCACATCTTAGAGAAGAAGGCCAAGAACCTGAACTATACCCTGGAACCGAATGAGACCCTAGCCACGGCCAAAAACGTCTTCAATGATAAAGACAGGATTAAAAACGAGATTAAGGAAATTCCCAGTCAGATCGATGTCTATCGGGCTGCCCTGGACAATGAAAAGGAAAGCATCTTGCTCTATCAAAAATGCTCTGCTGAAGCAGCAGATGGTGAGACCAAGGCTTTGTTTGATTATTTGATTGTCCAGGAAAAGGAGCACTATGCCATTCTGGAACAATTGATCGCTTTGCTCAGCCGCTCGGAGGAGTGGGTGGAAGATGCCGAGTTTGGCCTCCGGGAAGACTATTAA
- a CDS encoding NADPH-dependent FMN reductase: MSRIKVGVLVGSLRKDSFCLKLSKALKEVAPESLELENVEIGELALYNQDLDEPGYLPEAWTVFREKMKSCDAVLFVSPEYNRSVPAVLKNALDVGSRPPSKSVWGGKPGAVLTASPGAIGGFGANHHLRQTLSCLNVPTMQAPEAYLGNIATVFDENGNLTSERTRGFLQKFMESYVIWVDKNKLT, encoded by the coding sequence ATGAGTCGAATAAAGGTCGGCGTTCTGGTGGGAAGCTTACGCAAGGATTCTTTTTGCCTGAAGCTGAGCAAGGCCCTTAAGGAAGTGGCCCCGGAATCCCTTGAGCTGGAAAACGTGGAGATCGGTGAGCTGGCTCTATACAATCAGGATCTTGACGAGCCGGGCTACCTTCCGGAAGCCTGGACTGTCTTTCGTGAAAAGATGAAAAGCTGCGATGCCGTTCTCTTTGTGAGCCCCGAGTATAACCGGTCGGTGCCTGCGGTTCTTAAGAATGCACTTGATGTAGGGTCCAGGCCGCCCAGTAAGAGTGTATGGGGAGGCAAACCCGGAGCGGTCCTGACAGCTTCGCCGGGTGCAATCGGCGGCTTTGGGGCGAACCATCACCTCCGCCAAACCCTCTCCTGCTTAAATGTGCCGACGATGCAGGCCCCGGAAGCTTATCTGGGCAATATCGCCACTGTTTTTGATGAAAACGGTAATCTTACCAGTGAGAGGACCCGCGGGTTTTTACAGAAATTTATGGAGTCTTATGTCATTTGGGTGGACAAGAATAAGCTAACATAA
- a CDS encoding DUF4956 domain-containing protein, producing MPDSIFQSILNIEAAATAFPWQSFLLCTGVSLLLGIIIACFYMYRNAYSYSKSFVATLATLPAIVQLVIMLVNGNLGAGLAVMGAFSLVRFRSIPGSAKEISSIFLAMAIGLATGMGFLGIAVMFTLILGLTNLLLDRVGFGEQKKAEKTLRITIPEGLDYSGVFDDLFEQYLSKWDLVQVKTTNMGSLFKLDYRILLKDMNKERELINELRCRNGNLEILCGRVSVRKEEL from the coding sequence TTGCCTGACAGTATTTTTCAAAGTATATTGAATATAGAGGCCGCTGCAACGGCTTTTCCCTGGCAATCTTTTTTGCTTTGCACAGGGGTCTCCCTCTTACTGGGGATTATTATTGCTTGTTTCTATATGTATCGCAACGCTTATTCTTATAGCAAAAGCTTCGTGGCTACTTTAGCCACATTGCCGGCAATCGTTCAGCTGGTTATCATGCTGGTCAACGGAAACCTGGGAGCCGGTCTTGCCGTTATGGGAGCGTTCAGCCTGGTTCGTTTCCGTTCCATTCCCGGTTCTGCTAAGGAAATCAGCAGTATTTTCCTGGCTATGGCCATCGGTTTGGCCACGGGTATGGGATTCCTGGGAATTGCCGTTATGTTTACATTGATACTTGGCTTAACCAATCTTTTGCTGGATCGGGTGGGGTTTGGCGAACAGAAAAAGGCTGAGAAAACCTTACGGATTACGATTCCTGAAGGGTTGGATTACTCTGGAGTTTTTGATGATCTTTTTGAGCAGTATCTGAGCAAGTGGGATTTAGTCCAGGTTAAAACCACCAATATGGGAAGCCTCTTTAAATTGGATTACCGAATCCTATTGAAAGATATGAACAAAGAACGAGAACTAATTAACGAACTTCGCTGCCGCAACGGCAATCTGGAGATACTCTGCGGCAGGGTCAGTGTGCGTAAGGAGGAACTATAA
- a CDS encoding carbohydrate-binding domain-containing protein → MKKKRSKGYTVLSLFLVLTLGLTGCSKAGSQQEMGDASVVISSPVTSSAEFDLSFSARDLDVGFDEGTATQITLSDSGIEVTGSGAEAEGDTVIIAQEGTYVLSGSLLDGQIIVDAPDTDKIQLVLRGVSIHNEDHAALYIKEADKVFITLATDSQNTLSDGTEYVQKDEVNVDGVIYSKADLTINGGGSLSVIGNYKHGIVSKDDLVITGSKLSVTAQGQGLHGKDCVKIKDGIFALKTQGDAVQSDNTEDETRGFVYIAGGTFAIETQGDAFQAETLLQTDGGTFKILTGGGSENASTDSQGNEREGWGMWGGPPGNPENITGASPETASETATVEDTPGAKGFKAGREMILNEGSFDIDSSDDALHSNGKLVITGGTYAISSGDDGLHADADLTITGGILLVAKSYEGIEGNTITITGGIIEVTARDDGLNVAGGNDGLALGRPGQNNFTQVSTDHYLRISGGEIKVDAAGDGLDSNGSLFVEGGTITVSGPVNNGNAALDYDGTATISGGVLMATGSSGMAQGFSEESGQYSLLYNLPASVAAGSEVTLTDVNDKVILKWTANKEFTSVQLSSPDLVQGGTYTLAAGPLVETVTLSSVSTSNGGGGMGGGKGGNFGDTKGQPPQPGVKPDRPN, encoded by the coding sequence ATGAAGAAAAAAAGGTCAAAGGGATACACAGTGCTCTCCCTTTTCCTGGTCTTGACCTTGGGGCTCACAGGCTGCAGCAAGGCCGGAAGCCAACAGGAAATGGGTGATGCCTCTGTGGTCATCTCCTCCCCGGTAACTTCGTCAGCGGAATTTGACCTTAGTTTTTCGGCTCGTGATTTGGACGTGGGTTTTGACGAGGGGACGGCCACCCAAATTACTTTAAGTGATAGCGGCATTGAGGTAACGGGTTCAGGTGCCGAGGCTGAGGGGGATACCGTGATCATTGCACAGGAGGGGACGTATGTTTTGTCCGGATCCTTGCTTGATGGGCAAATCATTGTCGATGCGCCAGACACGGATAAAATCCAGCTGGTCTTGCGGGGAGTAAGTATCCACAATGAGGATCATGCGGCTTTGTATATTAAGGAAGCAGACAAAGTGTTTATAACCCTGGCCACAGACAGCCAAAATACCCTGAGCGATGGCACGGAGTATGTGCAAAAGGATGAGGTCAATGTGGATGGGGTGATTTACAGCAAGGCTGATCTCACCATTAATGGAGGCGGCTCCCTGAGTGTCATCGGTAATTATAAACATGGGATTGTCTCCAAGGATGATCTGGTCATCACCGGCAGCAAGCTCTCCGTGACCGCTCAAGGCCAAGGATTGCATGGCAAGGATTGTGTCAAAATCAAAGATGGCATATTTGCCTTGAAGACTCAAGGAGATGCTGTTCAATCAGATAACACGGAGGATGAGACCAGAGGGTTTGTCTATATCGCCGGCGGCACCTTTGCCATTGAGACCCAAGGAGATGCCTTCCAAGCCGAAACCCTTCTCCAGACCGACGGCGGTACTTTCAAGATCCTGACCGGCGGGGGCAGTGAAAATGCCAGTACGGATTCCCAGGGCAATGAACGGGAGGGCTGGGGCATGTGGGGCGGGCCTCCGGGAAATCCTGAGAACATCACTGGTGCCTCACCTGAAACAGCAAGTGAAACCGCAACGGTCGAGGATACTCCCGGCGCCAAAGGATTTAAAGCCGGTAGAGAGATGATTCTTAATGAAGGAAGTTTTGATATCGATTCTTCCGACGATGCCCTGCACAGCAATGGCAAGCTGGTCATTACCGGGGGCACTTACGCTATCAGTTCCGGAGATGATGGGCTTCATGCCGACGCTGATTTGACCATCACCGGGGGAATTCTCCTGGTGGCTAAAAGCTATGAGGGCATTGAAGGAAATACCATAACCATCACAGGCGGTATCATTGAAGTTACTGCCCGTGACGACGGCCTGAACGTAGCCGGGGGCAACGACGGTTTAGCTTTGGGCCGGCCTGGACAGAACAACTTTACTCAGGTAAGCACAGATCACTATTTGCGGATCAGCGGCGGTGAGATTAAAGTCGATGCCGCCGGTGATGGCCTGGATTCCAACGGCAGCCTGTTCGTCGAGGGAGGAACGATTACTGTAAGCGGTCCTGTCAATAATGGCAACGCTGCCCTGGATTATGACGGAACAGCCACGATTAGCGGCGGAGTGCTGATGGCCACAGGGAGCAGCGGGATGGCTCAAGGGTTTTCTGAAGAGTCCGGTCAATATTCCTTGCTTTATAATCTTCCCGCCTCTGTGGCAGCAGGAAGTGAGGTAACCTTAACCGATGTCAATGATAAGGTCATATTGAAGTGGACGGCAAATAAGGAATTTACCTCAGTTCAGCTCAGTTCTCCGGATCTTGTCCAAGGGGGGACCTATACTTTGGCTGCCGGACCTCTTGTGGAAACGGTGACTCTATCTTCAGTATCCACCTCTAATGGCGGGGGCGGCATGGGAGGCGGCAAAGGGGGCAACTTTGGCGATACGAAAGGCCAGCCGCCTCAACCGGGTGTAAAACCGGATCGTCCCAATTGA
- a CDS encoding amino acid ABC transporter ATP-binding protein — protein sequence MAKVIEVQHLSKSFGSNEVLKDIDFSVRKGEVVCIIGSSGSGKSTLLRCINLLEKPSGGQIIYKGENILDDQHDVYQYRQKLGMVFQQFNLFNNHNVLNNCMVGQVKLLKRSKAEAEEVAMKYLRVVGMEQYINAKPKQLSGGQKQRVAIARALSMEPDVMLFDEPTSALDPEMVGEVLKVMKELADSGLTMLVVTHEMGFAKEVSDRVVFMDKGVIAEEGPPEEIFNNPTQERTREFLKRTLTPQA from the coding sequence CATTGAGGTTCAACATTTAAGCAAATCTTTTGGCTCTAATGAAGTTTTGAAGGATATCGATTTTTCAGTGCGCAAAGGAGAAGTGGTCTGTATCATCGGCTCGTCCGGATCCGGTAAATCCACCCTTCTGCGTTGCATTAACCTTTTGGAGAAACCCAGCGGCGGCCAGATTATCTATAAAGGGGAAAACATTCTGGATGATCAGCATGATGTCTATCAATACCGTCAGAAACTGGGGATGGTTTTTCAGCAGTTCAACCTGTTCAATAACCATAATGTCTTAAACAATTGTATGGTAGGGCAAGTTAAATTATTGAAGCGTTCCAAAGCCGAGGCTGAGGAAGTGGCCATGAAATATCTGAGAGTGGTAGGGATGGAGCAATATATCAATGCCAAGCCCAAGCAATTGTCAGGAGGGCAAAAACAGCGGGTAGCCATTGCCCGCGCCCTGTCCATGGAACCGGATGTGATGCTCTTTGACGAGCCTACCTCCGCCCTGGACCCGGAGATGGTGGGAGAAGTGCTGAAGGTTATGAAAGAACTGGCCGATTCGGGGCTGACCATGTTGGTGGTCACCCATGAAATGGGCTTTGCCAAAGAGGTTTCCGATCGGGTGGTGTTCATGGATAAAGGGGTGATCGCCGAGGAAGGTCCTCCGGAGGAGATCTTTAATAACCCCACACAGGAGCGGACCCGGGAGTTCTTAAAACGGACGTTGACTCCCCAAGCTTAA
- a CDS encoding manganese efflux pump MntP family protein: MIMGNLELLLIAVGLSMDAFAVAISKGLSLRRMSYKTAWITGVFFGGFQALMPLLGFLLGIRFESYITAVDHWIAFILLSLIGLKMIKESRGPCEIIEDRFSLKEMVTLSLATSIDALAIGITFAFLHVDIVPAVSMIGVTTFVFSFLGVKIGNVFGECYKARAELAGGVILILMGLKILLEHLGFLG, from the coding sequence ATGATAATGGGAAATCTGGAGTTACTCTTAATCGCTGTGGGGCTTTCCATGGATGCTTTCGCCGTAGCCATCAGCAAAGGTTTATCCTTGCGGCGGATGAGCTATAAGACAGCGTGGATCACAGGAGTCTTTTTCGGAGGATTTCAGGCGTTGATGCCTCTGCTCGGTTTTTTGTTGGGAATACGGTTTGAGTCCTATATTACGGCCGTCGATCATTGGATTGCCTTTATCCTGCTTTCTCTCATTGGCTTGAAGATGATCAAGGAATCCAGAGGACCCTGTGAAATCATTGAGGACCGGTTTAGCCTTAAGGAGATGGTCACTCTGTCTTTAGCCACCAGCATTGATGCTCTGGCGATTGGCATTACCTTTGCCTTTTTGCATGTGGATATTGTGCCTGCCGTTTCGATGATTGGTGTGACCACCTTTGTTTTTTCCTTCCTGGGAGTTAAGATCGGCAATGTTTTCGGAGAATGTTATAAGGCCAGAGCGGAGCTGGCCGGCGGTGTGATTCTGATTCTGATGGGGCTTAAGATTCTGTTGGAGCATCTGGGGTTCCTTGGTTAG
- a CDS encoding response regulator transcription factor, with product MRLLLAEDELELANALTAILKHNNYSVDAVDNGTDALDWALAGNYDGILLDIMMPQMNGLEVLAKLREKGISTPILMLTAKGEIEDRIEGLDHGADDYLTKPFAMGELLARIRAITRRKTEFAPNLLTVGNLKLDRTNYELSGEKGSIRLGNKEYQMMEMMMSSPNRLISTEQFMERIWGFDAEAEINVVWVYISYLRKKLTTLGSTVTIKASRGLGYTLEDSHG from the coding sequence ATGAGATTATTATTAGCAGAGGATGAGCTGGAACTGGCCAATGCTTTAACAGCTATTCTCAAGCACAATAATTATTCTGTGGATGCGGTGGATAATGGGACGGATGCTCTGGACTGGGCTTTGGCCGGGAACTATGACGGCATCCTTCTGGATATCATGATGCCTCAGATGAATGGTCTGGAGGTTCTCGCCAAGCTGCGGGAAAAAGGAATTTCCACCCCGATCTTAATGCTCACAGCTAAAGGGGAGATCGAGGACCGGATTGAAGGTTTGGATCATGGGGCAGATGATTACCTGACCAAGCCATTTGCCATGGGAGAATTATTAGCGCGGATTCGGGCCATCACCCGGCGCAAGACGGAATTTGCCCCCAATCTTCTCACCGTAGGCAATTTAAAGCTGGATCGGACAAACTATGAATTATCCGGTGAGAAAGGTTCCATACGGTTGGGCAACAAAGAGTATCAGATGATGGAAATGATGATGAGCAGCCCCAACCGACTGATCTCCACGGAACAGTTTATGGAACGAATCTGGGGCTTTGATGCGGAAGCGGAAATCAATGTAGTATGGGTCTATATATCCTATCTGCGCAAGAAACTAACGACCTTAGGCTCCACTGTAACGATTAAAGCCTCCCGCGGTTTAGGGTATACCTTGGAGGACAGTCATGGTTAA
- a CDS encoding polyphosphate polymerase domain-containing protein: MSTYQSVFKRYEKKYMLNEEQYRHLLKRAEGKVKEDKFKQSMINTIYFDTPDYHLISASLEKPLYKEKLRLRSYGTPHGHDQVFVELKKKFQGVVYKRRTVMPLEEAVDYLYHRKSVRNASQITNEIDWFLKFYGEISPAMYISYDRLALSGIEDPGLRITFDQDILWRQDELDLSLGSWGRSLLAPGQRLMEIKIAGAMPLWLAHVLDELAIYPSSFSKYGKAYLNASAGQLLNKGGKIIA; encoded by the coding sequence ATGAGCACCTATCAATCCGTTTTTAAACGCTATGAAAAGAAATATATGCTGAATGAAGAGCAGTATAGACACCTACTCAAAAGAGCGGAAGGAAAAGTCAAAGAGGATAAGTTCAAGCAAAGCATGATTAACACGATCTACTTTGATACCCCGGATTATCACTTGATTTCCGCGTCCCTGGAGAAGCCTCTCTATAAAGAAAAACTAAGACTAAGAAGTTATGGTACTCCCCATGGTCATGATCAGGTTTTTGTAGAACTTAAGAAAAAGTTCCAGGGTGTGGTCTATAAGCGACGAACGGTAATGCCTCTGGAAGAGGCGGTGGATTATCTCTACCATAGAAAATCGGTCCGCAACGCCAGTCAGATCACGAATGAAATCGACTGGTTCCTCAAGTTCTATGGGGAGATTAGTCCTGCCATGTATATCTCCTATGATCGCCTTGCTCTTTCCGGTATTGAGGATCCCGGACTAAGAATTACCTTCGATCAAGATATTCTCTGGCGTCAAGATGAGCTTGATTTAAGCCTGGGATCTTGGGGGCGCTCCTTGCTGGCTCCGGGACAGCGGCTTATGGAGATCAAGATCGCCGGTGCCATGCCTCTGTGGCTTGCGCACGTTTTGGATGAACTGGCGATCTACCCAAGCTCTTTCTCCAAATACGGCAAGGCTTATCTGAATGCGTCAGCAGGTCAACTATTAAATAAAGGGGGAAAAATCATTGCCTGA
- a CDS encoding ABC transporter ATP-binding protein encodes MRYGRPQVRSTRSPLTEEEKLNKPKVTKAFLRRILSYLLPYWPRLALVFAAIILSSLLGLLPPLLSGRIIDDGLLGRDFPLLVQLILLSFIVLIIANLINVLENYLTTWVAQHIIYDMKNQMYDHLQQMSHRFFTNNHQGDIITRMTTDINGVQSVIVGTLTRLVSNTIILVTTFAALVQKNWLLALISMIIVPLFILPTNQVGNRRWSLTMAKQEQTDASNQLFNETLSVSGQLLVKLFTRESKEYAKFEKINREITRLSIREILVGRWFRVIFDTFTNMGPMIIYLAGGFLMIKMGSDLTVGDITVVVALLGRLYLPVNVLLTIQVDIIRSLALFSRIFEYFDIPVEIKNSPQAIAPKECAGKIVFEQVSFHYEGKPVLKNINLTIEKGKSVAIVGPSGTGKTTLINLIPRLYDVTGGRVLLDGQDVRDLDLNFLRQNIGMVSQDTYLFNGTIRENLHYANEHAQEENLIRVCQEANIYDFIRTLPDGFDTLVGNRGLKLSGGEKQRLAIARVLLKDPKVLIMDEATSSLDSLSESLIQEAIEPILKGRTSVIIAHRLSTIMAVDDIIVLQEGEIVQQGTHWELLKEDGLYKLLYETQFKMALEDLEHR; translated from the coding sequence ATGCGGTATGGCAGGCCCCAAGTGCGAAGCACCCGCTCTCCGCTAACTGAAGAAGAAAAACTGAATAAGCCCAAGGTCACCAAAGCCTTTCTGCGGCGGATTTTAAGCTATCTCCTGCCCTACTGGCCGCGACTCGCCCTGGTATTCGCGGCGATCATTCTTTCATCTCTTCTCGGGCTCCTTCCCCCTTTATTGTCCGGACGTATTATTGACGACGGACTGCTCGGCAGAGACTTCCCCCTTTTGGTCCAGTTGATCCTGCTTTCTTTTATCGTTTTGATCATTGCCAACCTGATTAATGTCCTGGAGAACTACCTGACTACCTGGGTCGCTCAACATATCATCTACGATATGAAAAATCAGATGTATGACCATTTACAGCAAATGTCTCACCGTTTTTTCACGAACAATCATCAAGGAGATATCATTACCCGCATGACCACGGATATTAACGGCGTGCAAAGCGTCATTGTGGGTACTTTAACCAGACTTGTCAGCAATACCATTATCCTCGTGACAACTTTTGCTGCCCTTGTCCAAAAGAACTGGCTTCTGGCTTTGATCAGCATGATCATCGTCCCTTTGTTCATTCTCCCCACTAATCAAGTGGGCAATCGCCGCTGGTCCCTGACCATGGCTAAGCAGGAGCAAACAGATGCCTCCAATCAACTGTTTAATGAAACCTTAAGTGTCAGCGGTCAACTGTTGGTTAAATTATTTACCCGTGAGAGCAAGGAGTATGCGAAATTTGAGAAGATCAACCGGGAGATCACCCGTTTAAGCATCCGGGAAATTCTCGTGGGCCGCTGGTTCCGGGTCATCTTCGATACCTTCACCAATATGGGACCCATGATCATCTACTTAGCCGGCGGCTTCCTCATGATCAAGATGGGCTCAGACCTGACTGTAGGGGATATTACCGTGGTCGTCGCCTTGCTGGGACGTCTCTATCTTCCTGTAAATGTCCTTTTAACCATTCAGGTGGATATCATCCGTTCTCTGGCCTTATTCTCCAGAATCTTTGAATATTTTGATATCCCTGTTGAAATTAAAAACTCGCCCCAGGCTATCGCCCCCAAGGAGTGTGCCGGAAAAATCGTCTTTGAGCAGGTTTCCTTTCATTATGAGGGAAAACCCGTCCTGAAGAATATCAATCTGACCATCGAAAAAGGGAAATCTGTGGCTATTGTGGGGCCTTCGGGTACAGGAAAAACCACCTTGATCAACCTCATCCCTCGTTTATATGATGTGACCGGGGGCAGAGTCCTTCTGGACGGGCAGGATGTTCGGGACCTTGACCTGAACTTTCTGCGCCAAAACATCGGCATGGTTTCACAGGACACCTATCTCTTCAACGGAACCATTCGCGAGAACCTCCACTATGCCAATGAGCATGCCCAAGAAGAGAATTTGATTAGAGTGTGTCAGGAAGCAAATATCTATGATTTTATCCGTACCCTGCCTGACGGTTTTGACACGTTGGTCGGCAACCGGGGGTTAAAACTGTCCGGCGGCGAAAAGCAGCGTCTTGCCATCGCCCGGGTTCTCCTCAAAGACCCCAAAGTACTGATCATGGATGAAGCCACTTCTTCTTTGGATTCCCTCAGCGAATCCCTGATCCAGGAAGCTATCGAACCCATACTTAAAGGCCGAACCAGTGTTATTATCGCCCACCGGCTTTCCACGATTATGGCCGTGGATGACATTATCGTCTTACAAGAGGGGGAAATCGTCCAACAAGGGACCCATTGGGAGCTGCTCAAAGAGGACGGACTCTACAAATTGCTCTATGAGACCCAGTTTAAAATGGCCCTGGAGGATCTGGAGCACCGTTAG
- a CDS encoding sensor histidine kinase, translated as MVKNLQKRFIAIAMLSLLVVMVVVLGSLNLVNVGHITQNADGLLATLAENEGRFPPLGHGEPPRREPRSGLRMTEETPFETRYFLIRTNKDQSITEIDTSHIAGVSSTEAMDYAQKLLKEGRVKGYWGQYRYLIAEKDYGNLLILMDCSRQINTSKDFLWNSIGIALISLLILFVLVSALSRRAIRPVIENMERQKQFITDAGHEIKTPLAIIAANSEVLELTNGKNEWTQSIQHQVKRLDELVKNLLTLAKMDEGKVELTFENLSFSDLVEETAGSFTALGEKKGLEFVLDIQPGLLIKGEESSLRYLVTILVDNGVKYAAEHGQLKVSLKKRGKTTCLEVYNTCDTLPEGDLNRLFDRFARGETSRSRESGGYGIGLSVAQAIVTTHHGKITVEQREQGISFMVII; from the coding sequence ATGGTTAAAAATCTGCAAAAGCGCTTTATCGCCATTGCCATGCTTTCCCTATTGGTTGTCATGGTGGTTGTCCTCGGTTCCCTTAATCTGGTTAATGTTGGGCATATTACGCAAAATGCCGATGGTCTATTGGCAACCCTGGCCGAGAATGAGGGGCGGTTTCCCCCCTTGGGTCATGGCGAGCCGCCCCGCCGGGAACCCCGCAGCGGTCTTCGGATGACGGAGGAAACTCCCTTTGAAACCCGTTATTTCCTGATTCGGACCAATAAGGACCAATCCATTACCGAGATCGACACCAGCCATATTGCCGGTGTTTCCTCCACTGAGGCCATGGACTATGCCCAAAAGCTGTTGAAGGAGGGACGGGTTAAAGGTTATTGGGGACAGTACCGCTACTTGATTGCCGAAAAAGATTATGGCAATTTGTTGATCCTTATGGATTGCAGCAGGCAGATCAATACCAGCAAAGACTTTCTCTGGAATTCTATCGGTATTGCGCTGATTAGCTTATTGATCCTCTTTGTGCTGGTCTCCGCCTTATCGAGAAGGGCCATACGGCCGGTTATTGAAAATATGGAGAGGCAAAAGCAGTTCATCACCGATGCCGGTCATGAAATCAAGACTCCTTTGGCCATCATTGCCGCCAACAGTGAAGTTTTAGAGCTGACCAACGGCAAAAATGAGTGGACACAAAGCATTCAGCACCAGGTGAAACGGCTGGACGAACTGGTGAAGAACCTTCTCACCCTGGCTAAAATGGATGAAGGGAAAGTGGAGTTAACCTTCGAAAATTTGTCCTTCAGCGATCTTGTCGAGGAAACGGCCGGGAGCTTCACGGCTCTTGGGGAGAAAAAGGGACTGGAATTTGTGCTGGACATTCAACCGGGTCTGCTGATTAAAGGAGAAGAGAGCAGCCTGCGTTATTTAGTGACTATCCTGGTGGATAATGGGGTAAAATATGCTGCTGAACATGGACAATTAAAAGTTTCCTTGAAGAAACGGGGTAAAACCACCTGCTTAGAAGTATATAACACTTGTGATACCTTGCCTGAAGGGGATCTTAACCGTCTTTTTGATCGCTTTGCCCGCGGTGAGACATCCCGTTCCCGGGAAAGCGGCGGTTACGGAATCGGGCTCTCCGTAGCTCAGGCTATAGTGACTACTCACCACGGCAAGATTACTGTGGAGCAGCGGGAGCAGGGCATAAGTTTTATGGTAATCATTTAA
- a CDS encoding glycine betaine ABC transporter substrate-binding protein, whose protein sequence is MKLQKSWPKALLWALTAMLAIGLTGCGATSGGPSGNKKANGDKTVNIGYVNWAEAVAVSNLWKVILEEQDYKVKMTSLDAAPLFVGLSAGNLDIFMDSWLPTTHRIFWDKYKNKLDDYGVWYTDEAKIGLVVPEYVEISSIEELNAHKDRLSGRITGIDPGAGIMKATETAIDSYNLDFNLIQSSEAAMLAALDKAYRNQEWIAVTGWSPHWKFAKYELKYLEDPKGSYGQSEQIHTLANKEFTQAHPEVAAMLKKFRLDDRQIGTLEGYINEGMKPEEAAQKWIAENRDLVDSWLK, encoded by the coding sequence ATGAAATTACAAAAATCCTGGCCTAAAGCCCTCCTTTGGGCGCTGACAGCTATGCTCGCCATTGGGCTGACCGGCTGTGGAGCAACTTCCGGCGGCCCATCAGGCAATAAAAAGGCCAACGGCGACAAAACTGTCAATATTGGCTATGTTAACTGGGCGGAAGCCGTAGCCGTCAGCAACCTCTGGAAAGTTATCCTGGAGGAACAAGATTATAAAGTAAAGATGACCAGCCTCGATGCGGCTCCCCTCTTTGTGGGACTCTCCGCAGGAAATTTAGATATCTTTATGGACAGCTGGCTCCCTACTACTCATCGGATTTTCTGGGATAAATACAAAAACAAGCTGGATGATTATGGTGTATGGTATACCGACGAAGCAAAAATCGGCCTTGTCGTGCCTGAGTATGTGGAGATCAGCTCCATCGAAGAATTGAACGCCCACAAAGACAGACTCAGCGGCAGAATTACGGGTATTGATCCCGGCGCCGGAATTATGAAAGCCACTGAAACTGCTATAGACAGCTATAACCTGGATTTTAATCTGATCCAAAGTTCTGAAGCCGCTATGCTGGCTGCTTTGGATAAAGCCTATCGCAACCAAGAATGGATTGCCGTTACCGGTTGGAGCCCTCACTGGAAATTCGCCAAATACGAATTAAAATACCTTGAAGATCCAAAGGGCAGCTATGGCCAGTCTGAACAGATTCACACTTTGGCCAACAAAGAGTTTACCCAAGCTCATCCCGAAGTCGCGGCAATGCTCAAGAAATTTAGGCTCGATGATCGACAGATCGGTACCTTGGAGGGCTATATCAACGAGGGTATGAAACCTGAAGAAGCGGCCCAAAAATGGATCGCTGAGAATCGGGACCTTGTGGACAGCTGGCTCAAATAG